Proteins from one Cicer arietinum cultivar CDC Frontier isolate Library 1 chromosome 3, Cicar.CDCFrontier_v2.0, whole genome shotgun sequence genomic window:
- the LOC101495742 gene encoding RING-H2 finger protein ATL74-like, producing MKPRFLDTEMSMPPSYENNTSDSFINVENFDTNMVIILAALLCTLILALGLNTIARCAMRCSRRLSGETEEQATARLNKTGLKKRDLSQIPVAVYGTGENIPATECPICLGEFEKGDKIRMLPKCNHGFHIRCIDTWLVSHSSCPNCRNSLLEKDSNNVSSSRVAGDMLPENVAVIVEQAS from the coding sequence ATGAAGCCCCGTTTTCTAGACACAGAGATGAGCATGCCACCATCATATGAAAACAACACAAGCGATTCATTCATCAACGTTGAGAATTTCGACACCAACATGGTGATTATATTAGCAGCACTATTATGCACATTGATACTCGCATTGGGATTGAACACCATAGCTCGATGCGCCATGAGATGCAGCAGAAGATTATCGGGAGAAACAGAGGAACAAGCAACGGCGAGGTTGAACAAAACAGGGCTGAAAAAGCGTGATTTGAGTCAGATTCCGGTGGCGGTATACGGTACCGGAGAGAATATTCCGGCGACGGAGTGTCCCATTTGTCTAGGGGAattcgagaaaggagacaaaatTCGAATGCTACCAAAATGTAATCACGGGTTTCATATTAGGTGTATTGACACGTGGTTGGTTTCGCATTCATCTTGTCCCAATTGTCGAAATTCACTTCTTGAAAAAGATTCCAACAATGTTTCTTCTTCTAGGGTTGCCGGAGATATGTTGCCGGAAAATGTTGCCGTGATTGTTGAGCAGGCAAGTTGA